One window of Trifolium pratense cultivar HEN17-A07 linkage group LG5, ARS_RC_1.1, whole genome shotgun sequence genomic DNA carries:
- the LOC123883444 gene encoding uncharacterized protein LOC123883444, with protein sequence MPVRRSLHSQFNVCKSLLRVKQLHAYLLKTTHFSQDPFYATQIIRLYEFNKHINYAYHVFDKTSIRTVYVWNSMIRAFAKTQRFRNAISLFRTMLQADIRPDNYTYACVIRACSDNFDFRMLRLVHGSSVSAGLGMNPICCSALVSAYSKLGFVNEACRVFNGIAEPDLVLWNSLISAYVCSGMWDIGIQMFSSMRHSGKKPDGFTLAGVLVGIADSSLLSIGQGLHGLSQKSGLDYDSHVGSLLVEKKTFPSFESFIIEEEEGSGGYGIVYRAQRTTDGKRLAIKCPHSNAHKNHVNNERNMLERFGGKSFIIKFEGSLKSGNSECFVLEHFEHDRPEVLKKEIDISELQWYAFCMFKALACLHREGVVHRDVKPGNFLFSRKLKKGYLIDFNLAMDLKQKYNIGSKSKPSVDASNNIPLPSGPSQVVQDKNLGGTISLTSNKRELTDHRKYSEINRHMKPKANNAGHLKNCPDKAVAILRRAPGADGSGITSAKDITSTKTASADRLREPIPFRGRKELISLVQNSMQCANSSSIKSPTSQRKRVTAPSSKSDGRTLHLTPMPIHSSRVAVGSFRSKGDGKHKREGPCVGTKGFRAPEETRPYWEPYYHAVIFMEIPSWQKL encoded by the exons ATGCCAGTGAGGCGTTCTCTTCACTCACAATTCAACGTTTGCAAGTCCCTCTTGCGGGTGAAGCAGTTACATGCTTACCTTTTGAAGACGACTCATTTCTCACAAGACCCTTTTTATGCAACTCAAATCATTAGACTTTATGAATTTAACAAACACATTAACTATGCATACCATGTGTTCGACAAAACTTCCATTCGAACTGTCTACGTTTGGAATTCGATGATTCGAGCTTTTGCAAAGACTCAAAGATTTCGGAATGCAATCTCTCTTTTTAGAACCATGCTTCAGGCTGACATAAGGCCTGATAATTACACTTACGCTTGTGTTATACGTGCATGCTCTGATAACTTTGATTTTCGTATGCTAAGACTTGTTCATGGAAGTTCTGTGTCTGCAGGATTGGGAATGAACCCTATTTGTTGTAGTGCACTTGTCAGTGCTTATTCAAAACTTGGCTTTGTTAATGAAGCTTGTAGAGTGTTCAATGGGATTGCTGAACCGGATTTAGTTTTGTGGAATTCTTTGATTTCTGCTTATGTGTGTTCTGGTATGTGGGATATAGGGATTCAAATGTTTAGCTCAATGAGACATTCTGGGAAGAAGCCTGATGGGTTTACATTGGCTGGTGTGCTTGTGGGTATTGCGGATTCTAGCTTGCTGAGCATTGGCCAAGGATTACATGGTTTGAGTCAAAAGAGTGGGCTTGATTATGATTCTCATGTAGGTAGTTTACTG GTGGAGAAAAAAACATTTCCATCTTTTGAATCTTTTATaatagaggaagaagaaggtTCAG GTGGTTATGGCATTGTTTACCGTGCCCAAAGAACAACTGATGGAAAAAGACTTGCTATAAAAT GTCCTCATAGTAATGCTCATAAAAACCATGTAAATAATGAGCGGAATATGCTTGAGCGTTTTGG GGGTAAAAGCTTTATTATAAAGTTTGAAGGTTCGTTGAAAAGTGGCAACAGTGAATGCTTTGTTTTAGAACATTTTGAGCATGACAGACCTGAG gttttgaaaaaagaaattgatatcAGTGAGCTACAGTGGTATGCGTTTTGCATGTTCAAGGCACTTGCGTGCTTGCACAGAGAG GGAGTCGTTCACCGAGATGTCAAACCTGGAAACTTCCTTTTCTCTCGAAAGCTTAAGAAAGGCTACCTTATTGACTTCAACCTTGCCATG GATTTAAAGCAGAAGTACAATATCGGAA GTAAATCAAAGCCAAGCGTtgatgcatccaataatattcCTCTGCCTTCTGGTCCTTCCCAGGTAGTTCAAGACAAGAATCTTGGAGGAACCATATCTCTAACATCCAATAAAAGGGAATTGACAGATCATAGGAAATATTCTGAAATTAATAGGCATATGAAGCCAAAGGCTAATAATGCTGGTCATCTGAAAAATTGTCCTGATAAGGCTGTTGCGATTTTACGTAGAGCACCAGGAGCAGATGGCTCAGGAATAACCTCTGCCAAAGATATTACTAGTACTAAGACTGCTTCTGCTGATAGGCTCCGAGAACCGATACCTTTCCGAGGAAGAAAGGAGCTTATCAGCCTCGTGCAGAATTCTATGCAATGTGCAAACAGTAGTTCAATTAAAAGTCCTACTTCTCAGAGGAAAAGGGTTACTGCTCCTTCAAGCAAGTCAGATGGCAGGACACTTCATCTTACACCGATGCCTATACATTCATCTAGGGTTGCTGTGGGATCATTTAGAAGCAAAG GGGATGGAAAACATAAAAGAGAGGGTCCTTGTGTTGGAACAAAGGGATTTCGTGCCCCAGAG GAGACAAGGCCATATTGGGAGCCTTATTATCATGCTGTGATTTTTATGGAAATTCCAAGTTGGCAGAAACTGTAG